The stretch of DNA AATTTTATTCAGTGATAAGATTCTGAAAAAACTAATGAATTCTCATTGGGGGTTTCTATTGAGGTTTCAGCATGTTTTCTTCTTTTTTATCTTTATTTTAATAATTTTTTTCACGGAAAATTACTTCCTCGATGCTCCTGAGTTGATTTGGAGTGTTTTATCTGTAATTGTTTTGAATATTGGAGTTTACTATTTGGTATACTGTTATCTGGTCCCTCATTTTTATTTAGCGAATAAATATCCTGAGTTTATTTTGTATGCGCTGATTTGTTTTTTAGTATCCAGTCTTTTTAGAATTTTGCTTGAGCCTGCTGTTTTTAAAATGAATTTCAATGAAGCCCTTTCCAATACCAAATTTTTATATAATGTTTATACAGCCCAGGGTATTGTAATTCTTGTTGCTTCATTTTTGGGAATTACAAAGGATAAATTTTTGATCGAACAAAATGTTGCCGATTTGGGTGAACAGAAAGAGCAGCTTTATCTGGATCTTTTAAAATCAAAGATGAATCCTCATTTTTTGCTCAATACCCTCAATAACATATATGCCAATAGTTTCGTGTCTTCAGAAAAAACGTCTGACTCTATTTTACAGCTTAGCAAACTTTTACAATATATTATTTATGACAGTGGAAAAGAGAAAATAAGTGTGGCACAAGAATTTTCTTCTATATATTCTCTTGCCAAGCTGTATCAGTTAAAATATGATAATCAGCTCAGTATTGATTTCGATGTCCGAAATGAAGAAACACTTGATATTGTAGAAATTCCTCCTTCTGTTTTTTTAACGCTTTTTGAAAATGCTTTAAAACATTCGGGAATCGGATTAGAGACTGACGGATTTATAAAAGTGGCTTATGCAATTGAAAAGCGGGATCTGCTTTTTGAAATTATTAACTCCATTACCAGTAGGAGTACTTCGGAAGATACTGGTTATAAAGGATTGGGGAATGAAGCGATCATCCATATATTAGAAAAATACTATGGAGGAAGGGTTGATTTTTTTTCTGAAAAGATTGAAAATAACAGGTATAAAACGGTTTTAAAAATTAATTTAAATGAGTAATCTGACTATCGTCAATGTAGATGATGAATATCCTGCGTTGCAGCTTGTCAAACAGTATTGTGCACAAATAGAAGGTGTTGATCTCCAGGCATCATTTCAGGACCCTGTAGCTGCTTTGGAATACCTTAAAGAGAATAAAGTAGATCTTGTTATTCTTGATATCAATATGCCTGGAATTAATGGAGTAGACTTACTCCAGCAGCTTCCCTATAAGCCCCTTTGTATTTTTATCACATTGGAAACCCAGCACGCCGTTAAAGCATTTGAGTTGGATGTCGTTCATTATCTTGTGAAACCGGTAGATCTGGAAACCTTTAAAAAAGCAGTCAATAAAGCAAAAGATTATCTGCAGTTTAAGAATGCAGCGAGTCATACCGAAGAAGATAATTTTATCATGTTTAAGTCCAATTATATCATGAATAAAGTTTTTCTTAAAGATATTTTATGGATACAAGGCTTTGGAGAATATATTATTTTAGTCACTGTTTTGAAAAAATATATGATCCTGGAGAGGATGTCTAATTTTGAAGAAAAGTTTCAGTCTTTTGGATTTATCAGGGTTCATAAATCCTATATCGTATTATCTTCTCACATTGATTCTTATGATGTGAAATATGTGTACTTAAAAGGCGGAGATAAAATTCCGTTGGGAAGAACGTACAAAACCTTATTAAAAGATTATTTAGGTAAATAAATGATGATAAAAAATAAAACCGCATGTTAAGCGGTTTTATTTTTATTTATTTTTTCCTGCTGCCTGCATTGGATTTATTTTTCCATTGGCACCGCCTCTGACTGCTTCCTGTTGTTTCTGTTTAAACACCTGGAATTTTGAAGATCCGGAAGAGGATCCGTCATTACTCCAGTAGTTGTTTGAAGTGTCAATGTCAGCAGTTTCTCTCATGGGATCCAGCTGAATCGATTTGATTTTTTTATCAAAATAATATGTTTTAGATACTTTTTGTTCGTTAAGTCTCCAGATCTGAGCAGAAGATTTGTCGTATAGTTTAGAACCGTCTTCGAAAGTAAATTCAAGGATAATAGGCATTACCAGCCCTCCTTTGTTTAAGAAGTCAATCTGATAGGCGGTCATATTTTTGAATTTTTCTTTATCTTTTTTATCAAGAGCGGTCATGTTTTCAGTTTTAGTAGAGTACTCTTTATTGTTGTCTACTTTTTCCTGGCCTCTATCATAACGGTAGTAAAAATCCTGAGCTTCCTTGTCTTTGTCTACATAAAATGTAATGTTCTTATCTTCTTTATTTCTGATTTTTGAAATGTCTTCAAAATCATTTTTCAGAGGCTTATCTACATTGTATTTTACTTCTTTAGGGGTTGGAACCGTATCTAAATCGGCACTAGCAATACTGACTTTATCAATGGCTATATCTACCGGATCGGTACCATAAAACCAGCCTCTCCAGAACCAGTCCAGATCTTCGCCGCTGGCATCCTCCATAGTTCGGAAGAAATCTGCAGGTTCAGGATGTTTGAAGGCCCATCTCTTGGCATATGTTTTATAAGCTTTATCAAAAAGTTCTCTTCCCATGATGGTTTCACGAAGAATGTTTAGCCCCGTTGCCGGTTTTGAATAAGCATTGGGTCCAAATTGAACAATATTTTCAGAATTGCTCATAATAGGCTCCAGTTGGTCTTTTGGTAGCTTCATGTAATCCACAATAGTCCATGCCGGTCCGCGTTTCGATGGAAACTTATTGTCCCATTTTTCTTCTGTAAGGTATTCTGTGAACGTATTTAAACCTTCATCCATCCAGCTCCATTGTCTCTCGTCTGAATTGATAATCATCGGAAAGAAATTATGTCCTACCTCATGAATGACTACTCCGATCATTCCGTTTTTGGTCCCTTCCGAATACGTTCCGTCTTTCTCTGTTCTTCCATAGTTGAAACAAATCATTGGATATTCCATTCCATTGGCTGCCTCTACAGATTGTGCAACCGGATATGGATAAGGAATGGTAAATTCAGAATAGGTTTTTATGGTATGTGCAACGGCTTTTGTAGAGAGCTTTCTGTATAGGGCATAAGCTTCTTTAGGGTAAAAGCTCATCGCCATTACTTTATTGTTGTTTTCTGGAATGACAACACGCATTCCGTCCCAAACAAACTTTCTTGATGCGGTCCATGCGAAGTCCCTTACATCATTCGCCTCGAAAGTCCAGGTTTTTCTTTGCTTCGAATGGTTTTTCTCTGCTTTTTTAGCTTCTTCCAATGTTACGATTTCTATCGGTTCATTAGCGCTTTCAGCTTTTCTGTATCTTGACAACTGATCAGAGGTTAAAACCTGGTCATAATTTTTACATTCTCCTGTTCCTCCTACGATATGATCTGCAGGAACATTCATAGATACTTTGAAATTACCAAAAACTAAAGCGAATTCACCTCTGCCTGTAAACTGGTGATTTTGCCATCCTTGGAAATCACTGTAAACACACATTCTGGGGTACCATTGGGTCATTGTATAAAGGTCATTTCCATCTTCAGGAAAGTTTTCGTAACCGCCACGGCCACCCATTTTTATTCTGTTAGGAATATTGTAATTCCAGTCAACTTTGAAAACTAATTTCTCTCCTTTTTTTAGAACTTTAGGAAGATCAATGCGCATCATCGTTTTATTAACGGTGTAATGTAAAGGAGTTCCTGATTCATCAGTTACTTTTTCAAGATGTACTCCATATCCATTATCTTTTACCGGTAGATCAGTGGTTTTTAACTGTTGGTCAGTTGAAATTTTAGGAAGAGTTGTAGAAGTTGCATAATCTGCTTTATTTAAAGTAGATCCTTGATTTTCATCAAGCTGTAACCAGATGTAATCCAGATCATCCGGTGAATTATTGTAATAAGTAATTGTTTCTGATCCCTTTAAGTTTCTTTTATCTTCATCTAGGTAAGCGGAAATGTTATAATCTGCTCTGTTTTGCCAGTAACCATGTCCAGGCGATCCCGATGCTGTCCTATATATATTGGGAGTAGGTAAAATAGTTCCTAATTGTTCAAACTTGTTTCCATGATTGCTTCCCGGATTATTTTGAATATTTTGAGCAGTTAGACCTACACAAGTAAATACAGAAAGTACAGTTACTTTTAGTTTCATGACCGAAATGATTTAATAATTTTCAAATATAACAATTAGTAGTTGAAAAAATATCAATCATTGGCTCTTAAAATGGAATTCTTTCTAAAGTCATTTTCAAGGCTAATGCAAAAACTCCAGAAGAAACAAATAATATCCAGTCTTTCTTGTTGACCTTGAAAATAGTTAAGGCTATAAAAAGTAATATCAAAATAGCGAAAACAATAATGATTTGGCCGACTTCTAATCCAATATTAAAACCTAAAAGCGGAATTGCTATACTTTGACTTTTTGCAATCATGACCCTTGCGGTGTTGGCGAATCCCATTCCATGAATTAATCCGAAAATTAGTGCCAGATAGTAATTCGTTTTGTCCAGGGCCTGCTTTTTATTTTTCATAAGAATATTTCCCAGTGCAGTAAGCACTATAGTCAATGGAATTAAAAATTCGACCCAATTTGATGGAACCCTTACAATGTCTAGGATACTTAATGCTAGGGTAATAGAATGTCCAATAGTAAACGCTGTAACCAGGATCAGGATTTTCTTTAAATCTTTATATGAATAAACGGCAATTAATGCCAAAACGAAAAGCTGATGATCTAATGCATCCAGAGAAATAATATGTTCCCAACCCAGCTTTAAATAGAATAAAAAGTCTTGCATGATAGTATGATGATATAAAGCTTACGAAAATAATGATTAATTTCGGAACAAATTTAATCTTGTACTTTATGAAGAGTTTGTGGCTGTTTTTACTTCCTGTTATTTTTTTGTTTTCTTTTACTAGAATCAAGCATCCTTATCACGTGGGTTCTGTAGAAATCAATTATAATTCGAAGTCAAAGACTTTTGAAATTACAGGGCGTTTTTTTCTTGATGATTTAGAAAATGCTTTGACTAAGAAGTATGGGAAACCGTTTCATTTTAATGATGAGAAATACAAAGCTCAGCTTAATGTGGCACTTAAAAATTACAGCGCCGAATACTTTAAATTAAAAGCAGACAATCGTTTTTTAAAGATCAATTATGTTGGATATGAAGAAGACAGTGAATCTGTAAATGTTTTCCTGGAATCTGAATCTGTGAGTAGTCCTAAAAAATTAGAATCTGCGGTTAGTTTTCTTTATAATTTATTTGATGACCAAATTAACATTGTGCATATGATCGTTAATGGAAATCGCAAAAGTGAAAAGCTAAGTTATCCTAATCGATATGTGTACCAGCAGTTTTAAAAAATAAAAACAAAAGAGGCTGTCTCAAAAGGACAGTCTCTTTTTAGTATTTCATTGAAAAAAGATTTCGATATTTTGAATAAAAAAAATATCTTGGAAAAAAGAAGATATAAGTCAAAAAAGCAGTCTGTTTTAGGCTGCTTTTGACATTTTCTTTAGATTGTGGGCAATTGCGAGTATGCCGATTTCTACCTCGACTTTATTTTTTCCCCGAAGCATGAATCGTTTAAAATTTTTGTTGTGTTTGAGCTCTGCAAAAACAGGTTCAACATCATGGCATCTTTGTTTTCTGAGTTTGATGCCCTTGCTGGTATTAAGAAGTTTGAAAACCTTTTCTCTGATTTTTGCCAATTTAGGATTGTTTTGTGAAGTGGTTATTTGTCCCGATTTCTGATCTTTTCTGAAGTAATTATATTTAACATAAGCTTTTATTTTCTTAGATTTTAACAAGTTGTAATTTTCTTCTGAGCCATA from Chryseobacterium piperi encodes:
- a CDS encoding sensor histidine kinase, which gives rise to MNSHWGFLLRFQHVFFFFIFILIIFFTENYFLDAPELIWSVLSVIVLNIGVYYLVYCYLVPHFYLANKYPEFILYALICFLVSSLFRILLEPAVFKMNFNEALSNTKFLYNVYTAQGIVILVASFLGITKDKFLIEQNVADLGEQKEQLYLDLLKSKMNPHFLLNTLNNIYANSFVSSEKTSDSILQLSKLLQYIIYDSGKEKISVAQEFSSIYSLAKLYQLKYDNQLSIDFDVRNEETLDIVEIPPSVFLTLFENALKHSGIGLETDGFIKVAYAIEKRDLLFEIINSITSRSTSEDTGYKGLGNEAIIHILEKYYGGRVDFFSEKIENNRYKTVLKINLNE
- a CDS encoding LytR/AlgR family response regulator transcription factor is translated as MSNLTIVNVDDEYPALQLVKQYCAQIEGVDLQASFQDPVAALEYLKENKVDLVILDINMPGINGVDLLQQLPYKPLCIFITLETQHAVKAFELDVVHYLVKPVDLETFKKAVNKAKDYLQFKNAASHTEEDNFIMFKSNYIMNKVFLKDILWIQGFGEYIILVTVLKKYMILERMSNFEEKFQSFGFIRVHKSYIVLSSHIDSYDVKYVYLKGGDKIPLGRTYKTLLKDYLGK
- a CDS encoding M1 family metallopeptidase — its product is MKLKVTVLSVFTCVGLTAQNIQNNPGSNHGNKFEQLGTILPTPNIYRTASGSPGHGYWQNRADYNISAYLDEDKRNLKGSETITYYNNSPDDLDYIWLQLDENQGSTLNKADYATSTTLPKISTDQQLKTTDLPVKDNGYGVHLEKVTDESGTPLHYTVNKTMMRIDLPKVLKKGEKLVFKVDWNYNIPNRIKMGGRGGYENFPEDGNDLYTMTQWYPRMCVYSDFQGWQNHQFTGRGEFALVFGNFKVSMNVPADHIVGGTGECKNYDQVLTSDQLSRYRKAESANEPIEIVTLEEAKKAEKNHSKQRKTWTFEANDVRDFAWTASRKFVWDGMRVVIPENNNKVMAMSFYPKEAYALYRKLSTKAVAHTIKTYSEFTIPYPYPVAQSVEAANGMEYPMICFNYGRTEKDGTYSEGTKNGMIGVVIHEVGHNFFPMIINSDERQWSWMDEGLNTFTEYLTEEKWDNKFPSKRGPAWTIVDYMKLPKDQLEPIMSNSENIVQFGPNAYSKPATGLNILRETIMGRELFDKAYKTYAKRWAFKHPEPADFFRTMEDASGEDLDWFWRGWFYGTDPVDIAIDKVSIASADLDTVPTPKEVKYNVDKPLKNDFEDISKIRNKEDKNITFYVDKDKEAQDFYYRYDRGQEKVDNNKEYSTKTENMTALDKKDKEKFKNMTAYQIDFLNKGGLVMPIILEFTFEDGSKLYDKSSAQIWRLNEQKVSKTYYFDKKIKSIQLDPMRETADIDTSNNYWSNDGSSSGSSKFQVFKQKQQEAVRGGANGKINPMQAAGKNK
- a CDS encoding HupE/UreJ family protein, coding for MQDFLFYLKLGWEHIISLDALDHQLFVLALIAVYSYKDLKKILILVTAFTIGHSITLALSILDIVRVPSNWVEFLIPLTIVLTALGNILMKNKKQALDKTNYYLALIFGLIHGMGFANTARVMIAKSQSIAIPLLGFNIGLEVGQIIIVFAILILLFIALTIFKVNKKDWILFVSSGVFALALKMTLERIPF
- a CDS encoding DUF6702 family protein, with the translated sequence MKSLWLFLLPVIFLFSFTRIKHPYHVGSVEINYNSKSKTFEITGRFFLDDLENALTKKYGKPFHFNDEKYKAQLNVALKNYSAEYFKLKADNRFLKINYVGYEEDSESVNVFLESESVSSPKKLESAVSFLYNLFDDQINIVHMIVNGNRKSEKLSYPNRYVYQQF